The Coregonus clupeaformis isolate EN_2021a chromosome 6, ASM2061545v1, whole genome shotgun sequence genome has a segment encoding these proteins:
- the si:dkey-260j18.2 gene encoding kelch-like protein 12, translating into MSAVRGGTITWRPQPWQDGDGGGGEPLSDSDSEEEDFPDDSTTPLGDYITHGLKQLLDAQQLCDVTLLVEGKRFMCHRVLLAAVSPYFRAMFTSPLVESRLTEIRLEEVTPSVMETVIQFVYTGEAGLCLDTAEDLFVAANRLQVMPLQDLCSRFLFEHLSVDNCLGMYSLARSHHDQLLLRASLRLVAQHFPRVARQKDFLLLDPGTLGSLLGSDRLGVDSEAEVYDAARRWAEHQPLDRYSHMPALLHHLRPGLLSLEESRRLSQELGPASAGEGLGGPLRPREGMFEKKIVCVDLKPREDESLNERDFTVDCFDPRTGKWEKLAALGSLLCPGCTAIGGRLFVAGGILRGGTVSTEVHEYDSVLDRWLERSPMVSPRAMLGLLGCGESLYALGGCNRGAMLDSCEILDLASLQWGPGPRLPLPLRSFACAALRGRIYLLGGTTLEQNRAVVHAGVLIYHTLTDSWTRVGLDSGATCLAGGVAVRGGVCAIGGYMRDATKFIDGNYTHLEPLDATGRVLFFREGRGSGVEREVTGAVVAERGGGGGSDRAPSPVVFPGLPRRIAAGGVARWKRRIYVLGGENGSRFYDSVYCWKPGWRSWVQRREKLPGDTGGVSQFGCTTLKFPKKHILSRLRLAREDCKPDDDD; encoded by the exons ATGAGTGCAGTCCGTGGAGGAACAATCACTTGGCGGCCACAGCCCTGGCAGGACGGCGACGGTGGGGGCGGGGAGCCTCTCTCGGACAGCGACTCCGAAGAAGAGGACTTTCCCGACGACAGCACCACTCCTTTAGGAGACTACATCACACATG GGTTGAAGCAGCTACTGGACGCTCAGCAGCTGTGTGACGTCACTTTGTTAGTGGAGGGGAAGAGGTTTATGTGTCACAG AGTCCTCTTGGCAGCGGTCAGCCCGTATTTCCGTGCCATGTTCACTAGCCCGTTGGTGGAGTCCCGCCTCACTGAGATCCGATTGGAGGAGGTGACGCCGTCAGTCATGGAGACTGTCATCCAGTTCGTCTACACTGGGGAGGCAGGGCTCTGCCTGGACACGGCCGAGGACCTGTTTGTGGCGGCCAATCGGCTTCAAGTGATGCCCCTGCAGGATCTGTGCTCCAG GTTCCTGTTTGAACACCTGTCTGTGGACAACTGCCTGGGCATGTACTCTCTGGCCCGCTCCCACCATGACCAGCTGCTCCTGAGGGCCTCTCTGAGGCTGGTGGCCCAGCACTTCCCCCGCGTGGCCCGCCAGAAGGACTTCCTGCTGCTGGACCCAGGCACCCTGGGCAGCCTTCTGGGCTCCGACCGCCTGGGCGTAGACTCTGAGGCAGAGGTGTATGACGCGGCGCGCCGCTGGGCCGAGCACCAGCCCCTGGACCGCTACAGCCACATGCCGGCCCTGCTCCACCACCTCCGCCCCGGCCTGCTATCCCTGGAGGAGAGCCGGCGGCTGAGCCAGGAGCTGGGCCCTGCGTCGGCCGGGGAGGGCCTGGGGGGCCCGCTGAGGCCCCGGGAAGGCATGTTCGAGAAGAAGATAGTGTGTGTGGACCTGAAGCCACGGGAGGACGAGTCGCTGAACGAGAGGGACTTCACGGTGGACTGCTTCGACCCACGCACAGGAAAATGGGAGAAGCTGGCTGCCCTGGGCTCTCTGCTGTGCCCAGGTTGCACGGCAATTGGGGGGCGGCTGTTCGTAGCGGGGGGCATCCTGCGGGGGGGCACGGTGTCCACGGAGGTCCATGAGTATGACTCTGTGTTGGATCGCTGGCTGGAGCGGTCGCCCATGGTGTCGCCCCGGGCCATGCTGGGTCTGCTGGGCTGTGGGGAGTCACTCTATGCCCTGGGGGGCTGCAACAGAGGAGCCATGCTGGACTCCTGTGAGATCCTGGACCTGGCCTCTCTCCAGTGGGGCCCCGGGCCCCGTCTGCCCCTGCCGCTGCGCTCATTTGCCTGTGCCGCCCTGCGCGGCCGCATCTACCTGCTGGGTGGCACCACGCTGGAGCAGAACCGGGCGGTGGTGCACGCTGGCGTGCTCATCTACCACACCCTGACTGACTCGTGGACCCGCGTGGGACTGGACTCTGGCGCCACCTGCCTGGCCGGAGGGGTGGCAGTGCGGGGAGGGGTCTGTGCCATTGGAGGTTACATGAGGGACGCCACGAAGTTCATAGATGGGAACTACACCCATCTGGAACCTCTGGACGCCACGGGGCGAGTGCTGTTCTTCAGGGAGGGCCGGGGCTCAGGGGTGGAGCGGGAGGTGACAGGGGCGGTGGTGGCGGAGAGGGGCGGGGGCGGGGGGAGTGACCGAGCCCCCAGTCCGGTGGTTTTCCCGGGGCTGCCCAGAAGGATCGCTGCCGGGGGCGTGGCCAGGTGGAAACGCAGGATATACGTGCTGGGCGGGGAGAACGGCTCCCGTTTCTATGACAGTGTGTACTGTTGGAAGCCTGGCTGGCGCAGCTGGGTCCAGAGACGGGAGAAACTACCTGGAGACACAGGGGGAGTCAGCCAGTTCGGCTGTACCACCCTCAAGTTCCCCAAGAAACACATCCTGTCCCGGCTGAGACTGGCTCGGGAGGACTGCAAGCCTGATGATGACGACTAG